The DNA sequence GCTCTCGAAGACCATCGCCTCGCGCGATCAGGAGATCCAGCACCTCTTCGACGCGACGAAGCAGACGAGCCAGATCCTCGCCGACCGCAACCAGGAGTTCGAACAGATCCTGGCGCACTCGGCGGACCTGCTCGAGGAGTTCAACGCGCGGCGGGACGCCATCCACCGGCTCCTGGTGCGCACGCAGGACCTGTCCACCCAGCTGCGCGGCCTCGTCGCCGACAACCAGGAGCAGATCGGCCCGGCGCTGACCCAGCTGCAGCAGGTCGTGGACCTGCTGCAGAAGAACCAGGACAACATCGACAAGGCACTCGTTCAGGCGCCGGTGTTCTATCGGCTGTTCAACAACTCGCTCGGCAACGGGCGCTGGTGGGACACGATCGTCGGAAACGTGGTTCCGCCGGGGCTGCCCGACGTGCCGTCTCCGCGTGAACCGGTCCGCAAGCTCGGCGGGGGAGGGAACTGACGCATGGCTGTGCTCAATCGCGTTTCGAACAAGCTCGTCGCGCTCATCGCGGTGTTCCTGGTGCTTCTGGCGGTGGCGGGGACCGCGGTGTGGTTCGTGTTCTTCCGGGCCGAGCCCACCCGCATCACCGCGTATTTCGACCGGACCGTCGGCATCTACGCCGGGTCCAAGGTGATGGTCCTCGGCGTGGAGGTCGGCAAGGTCGATTCGGTCGACCCCGAAGGCTCGGACGTCAAGGTGGTGATGACCGTCGACGGCGATGTGGACATCCCCGCGGGGGTCACGGCCGTGCAGGTGACGCCCTCCGTGGTGCCGGACCGGTACGTGCAGTTGGCGCCGGCGTACTCAGGCGGCCCGAAGCTGCCGCAGAACGCCACTCTCGATCGCGACCACACCCGCACCCCCGTCGAGATCGACGAGATGTACAAGAGCATCCAAGAGGTGTCGGAGGCGCTGGGACCGCACGGTGCGAACAAGAACGGGGCGCTGACCGATTTCGTCAACAGCGCCGCCGCCAACCTGGACGGCAACGGCGACTCGATCAACGAGACGATCGCCAAGCTCAGCGATGCGGCACGGACGCTGTCGGATTCGCGCGGGGACATCTTCGCCACCGTCCGCAACCTGCAGACCTTCGCGAGCACCCTCGCGGAGCACGACGCGCAGGTGCGCAAGTTCAACTCGCAGATGGCGC is a window from the Tomitella gaofuii genome containing:
- a CDS encoding MCE family protein; this encodes MAVLNRVSNKLVALIAVFLVLLAVAGTAVWFVFFRAEPTRITAYFDRTVGIYAGSKVMVLGVEVGKVDSVDPEGSDVKVVMTVDGDVDIPAGVTAVQVTPSVVPDRYVQLAPAYSGGPKLPQNATLDRDHTRTPVEIDEMYKSIQEVSEALGPHGANKNGALTDFVNSAAANLDGNGDSINETIAKLSDAARTLSDSRGDIFATVRNLQTFASTLAEHDAQVRKFNSQMAQFNDFLDGERGDMAESIKQLSYALGDVARFVHDNKDLLESNIKGLASVTQTVASHRDGLKESLSLMPLAIANFINAYDPDSGTIQMRLGFPMLQDPLYEIGCQMLNMGKMGPGIPEYEALEKKMRPVMDQCKAIADKITAGIKTPTLNLPFGILSGDNLQRSPVPGTEPGVVSPRFEGGN